One genomic segment of Dehalococcoidia bacterium includes these proteins:
- a CDS encoding DUF167 domain-containing protein yields the protein MVVRVLGERQESITIQVQPNARRNEVLGFKDGILHLKIAAPPVKGKANRELIEFLSQLLGVSKGSINIERGITGRRKVIAIAGHDPDKIIEQIKRSGAKSYENPSLRRSAPGGREL from the coding sequence GTGGTAGTGAGAGTCTTGGGTGAGCGTCAGGAAAGTATCACTATTCAGGTGCAGCCCAATGCCCGGCGTAACGAAGTACTGGGGTTTAAAGACGGTATTTTGCACCTCAAGATAGCAGCACCGCCGGTAAAGGGAAAGGCCAATAGAGAGCTTATAGAGTTCTTGAGCCAGCTCCTCGGGGTGAGCAAGGGCAGTATAAATATAGAGCGCGGGATTACTGGCAGAAGAAAGGTCATCGCCATTGCCGGGCATGACCCGGATAAAATTATAGAGCAGATAAAGCGATCGGGGGCGAAATCTTATGAGAATCCTTCACTTCGCCGATCTGCACCTGGGGGTAGAGAGCTATAG